A section of the Oryza sativa Japonica Group chromosome 1, ASM3414082v1 genome encodes:
- the LOC9266238 gene encoding omega-hydroxypalmitate O-feruloyl transferase isoform X1 produces the protein MTKSTMGQEAAAAAAVELGVKRGVPTLVAPAAETKGGLYYLSNLDQNIAVIVQTVYCFAAAAGGGGGGGAGDALRESLSRVLVHYYPLAGRLALTDDGKLIVDCTGEGAVFVDAVADAAMADLGDITRPDPAVLGELVYSVPGAKNVLEMPLLAAQVTKFKCGGFVLGLAINHCMFDGVGAMQFVNSWGETARGVPLSVPPALDRAVLRARDPPRVAFPHHEFAQIDDGDGGGSPAQDGAEPPLLHRSFRFTPESIARVKALAAGDGGGVGGVGGRAPTTFEALAGFVWSARTAALGMGRARRSKLLFAVDGRPRFTAPPLPAGYFGNAIVLTSAACAAGELSPARAVRLVRGAAEAVTDAYMRSAVDYFEATRARPSLASTLLITAWSRLPFRAADFGWGPPAAYGPAALPEREVALFLSCAGEGGGVRVLLGLPAAAMAEFERLVDEVIF, from the exons ATGACCAAATCGACAATG GGgcaagaagccgccgccgccgccgccgtggagcttGGAGTGAAGCGAGGGGTGCCGACgctggtggcgccggcggcggagacgaaggGTGGGCTCTACTACCTCTCCAACCTCGACCAGAACATCGCCGTCATCGTGCAGACCGTCTACTGcttcgcggcggccgccggcggcggcggcggcggcggcgccggcgacgcacTGAGGGAGTCGCTGTCCAGGGTCCTTGTCCACTACTAccctctcgccggccgcctGGCGCTCACCGACGACGGGAAGCTTATCGTGGACTGCACCGGCGAGGGCGCCGTGTTCGTCGACGCCGTGGccgacgccgccatggccgaccTCGGCGACATCACCCGCCCCGACCCCGCCGTCCTCGGCGAGCTCGTCTACAGCGTCCCCGGCGCCAAGAACGTCCTCGAGATGCCCCTCCTCGCAGCTCAG GTGACCAAGTTCAAGTGCGGCGGGTTCGTGCTGGGCCTCGCCATCAACCACTGCATGTtcgacggcgtcggcgccaTGCAGTTCGTCAACTCGTGGGGCGAGACGGCGAGGGGCGTGCCGCTCTCCGTCCCGCCGGCGCTCgaccgcgccgtgctccgcgcgcGCGACCCGCCGCGGGTCGCGTTCCCGCACCACGAGTTCGCGCAgatcgacgacggcgatggcggcggctcgccggcgcaggacggcgccgagccgccgctcctgcACAGGTCGTTCCGGTTCACGCCCGAGTCCATCGCCCGCGTCAAGGCGCtcgccgcgggcgacggcggcggcgtcggcggcgtcggcgggcgcgCGCCCACGACGTTCGAGGCGCTCGCCGGGTTCGTGTGGAgcgcgcgcacggcggcgctggggatggggcgcgcgcggcggagcaAGCTCCTCTTCGCCGTGGACGGGCGGCCGCGgttcaccgcgccgccgctcccggcggGGTACTTCGGCAACGCCATCGTGCTGACCAgcgccgcgtgcgccgccggcgagctgtcGCCCGCGCGCGCCGTGCGGCTGGTGCGCGGCGCCGCGGAGGCGGTGACGGACGCGTACATGCGCTCCGCGGTGGACTACTTCGAGGCGACGCGGGCGCGGCCGTCGCTGGCGTCGACGCTGCTGATCACGGCGTGGTCGCGGCTGCCGTTCCGCGCCGCCGACTTTGGGTGGGGCCCGCCCGCGGCGTACGGCCCCGCAGCGCTgccggagagggaggtggcgctgttCCTGTCGTgcgccggcgagggcggtggCGTCCGCGTGCTGCtcggcctccccgccgccgccatggccgagtTCGAGCGACTCGTGGACGAGGTGATCTTCTGA
- the LOC9266238 gene encoding omega-hydroxypalmitate O-feruloyl transferase isoform X2, translated as MGQEAAAAAAVELGVKRGVPTLVAPAAETKGGLYYLSNLDQNIAVIVQTVYCFAAAAGGGGGGGAGDALRESLSRVLVHYYPLAGRLALTDDGKLIVDCTGEGAVFVDAVADAAMADLGDITRPDPAVLGELVYSVPGAKNVLEMPLLAAQVTKFKCGGFVLGLAINHCMFDGVGAMQFVNSWGETARGVPLSVPPALDRAVLRARDPPRVAFPHHEFAQIDDGDGGGSPAQDGAEPPLLHRSFRFTPESIARVKALAAGDGGGVGGVGGRAPTTFEALAGFVWSARTAALGMGRARRSKLLFAVDGRPRFTAPPLPAGYFGNAIVLTSAACAAGELSPARAVRLVRGAAEAVTDAYMRSAVDYFEATRARPSLASTLLITAWSRLPFRAADFGWGPPAAYGPAALPEREVALFLSCAGEGGGVRVLLGLPAAAMAEFERLVDEVIF; from the exons ATG GGgcaagaagccgccgccgccgccgccgtggagcttGGAGTGAAGCGAGGGGTGCCGACgctggtggcgccggcggcggagacgaaggGTGGGCTCTACTACCTCTCCAACCTCGACCAGAACATCGCCGTCATCGTGCAGACCGTCTACTGcttcgcggcggccgccggcggcggcggcggcggcggcgccggcgacgcacTGAGGGAGTCGCTGTCCAGGGTCCTTGTCCACTACTAccctctcgccggccgcctGGCGCTCACCGACGACGGGAAGCTTATCGTGGACTGCACCGGCGAGGGCGCCGTGTTCGTCGACGCCGTGGccgacgccgccatggccgaccTCGGCGACATCACCCGCCCCGACCCCGCCGTCCTCGGCGAGCTCGTCTACAGCGTCCCCGGCGCCAAGAACGTCCTCGAGATGCCCCTCCTCGCAGCTCAG GTGACCAAGTTCAAGTGCGGCGGGTTCGTGCTGGGCCTCGCCATCAACCACTGCATGTtcgacggcgtcggcgccaTGCAGTTCGTCAACTCGTGGGGCGAGACGGCGAGGGGCGTGCCGCTCTCCGTCCCGCCGGCGCTCgaccgcgccgtgctccgcgcgcGCGACCCGCCGCGGGTCGCGTTCCCGCACCACGAGTTCGCGCAgatcgacgacggcgatggcggcggctcgccggcgcaggacggcgccgagccgccgctcctgcACAGGTCGTTCCGGTTCACGCCCGAGTCCATCGCCCGCGTCAAGGCGCtcgccgcgggcgacggcggcggcgtcggcggcgtcggcgggcgcgCGCCCACGACGTTCGAGGCGCTCGCCGGGTTCGTGTGGAgcgcgcgcacggcggcgctggggatggggcgcgcgcggcggagcaAGCTCCTCTTCGCCGTGGACGGGCGGCCGCGgttcaccgcgccgccgctcccggcggGGTACTTCGGCAACGCCATCGTGCTGACCAgcgccgcgtgcgccgccggcgagctgtcGCCCGCGCGCGCCGTGCGGCTGGTGCGCGGCGCCGCGGAGGCGGTGACGGACGCGTACATGCGCTCCGCGGTGGACTACTTCGAGGCGACGCGGGCGCGGCCGTCGCTGGCGTCGACGCTGCTGATCACGGCGTGGTCGCGGCTGCCGTTCCGCGCCGCCGACTTTGGGTGGGGCCCGCCCGCGGCGTACGGCCCCGCAGCGCTgccggagagggaggtggcgctgttCCTGTCGTgcgccggcgagggcggtggCGTCCGCGTGCTGCtcggcctccccgccgccgccatggccgagtTCGAGCGACTCGTGGACGAGGTGATCTTCTGA